CTGGTGGTTATGTGGGCTGTTTCTAGTTTTGGGCAGTTACGAATGTTACCACTATAAGCATTCTTGTATGAGTGGCCTGCTGCCTAAATGTATACATTTCTGTAGGGCTTATATTTAGCAGTGCAAATGCTGGTTCATAGGGCATGTTCAACTTTAACAGTtttaccaaactgttttccaaaggagaGACATAGCCTCCACCAGCAGGGCTTGtgttctccacatctttgccaacacttggtatctTCAGACTTTTAGAGATGGCTCTCTGCTGGGTGGGTGGTTATAGCCCCCTTCATCTGTGTAATAGCTGAAATGTAAAGAAATCAtttggtaaaattttttttaatgtatgctgTACAAAATGATTCCCTGGTATGtcagtttaatatttttcataagtGGGGGTTGTTATAGTTCAGGCAGCCAAGCTGAGTGGCAGTAGCAATGGCCAGCAAAGCAGGATTAGGAACCTGACCACCTTTTAGCCCCTTCTAGTACAGTCTCTGCCCCTTGCTTGGCTTGAGCCAGGCTGGGGTCTCCCAGAGGCATCCTCTGGATTGTGGGGAGAAGCCTCCATGTTGTGGTACAGCTGAGCTAGACtccatcctgcctgcagctcagaGCCTGGCAATGCCGTTTGGGTGTGTGACTCTGGGCGATAAGAAGAACTATAACCAGCCGTCGGAGGTGACTGACAGATATGATTTGGGACAGGTCATCAAGACGTGAGTGCTGGGTCTGGTGGTGGAGGGTGGGTGGGCAAGGGCTGGTGAAAGGGGAGCAGAGGGCTGCTCACACTGAGGCCAGGGCTGAGTGGGGTGCTTGCCGGCTGCAGTGAGGAGTTCTGTGAGATCTTCCGGGCCAAGGACAAGACGACGGGCAAGCTGCACACCTGCAAGAAATTCCAGAAGCGGGACGGCCGCAAGGTGCGGAAGGCAGCCAAGAACGAGATAGGCATCCTCAAGATGTGAGTGTGAGGCCTAGGGGTAGGGTGGCATAAAAGGTAGCAGAGAAGGGTTTCAAGGGCAGGTGGCCTCAAGCAGTACCAGCCTCTGGGCAGTTAGTTTGCTGTGGCCCACAGTGGCAACCAGAGCCTCTCTTAGGGGTTTACCCAGCCCTGACTATTGGTCCCTCTCTCTGTTGCCAGGGTGAAGCATCCCAACATCCTGCAACTGGTGGATGTTTTTGTGACCCGCAAGGAGTATTTCATCTTCCTGGAGCTGTGAGTGTGGGCCTGGGGTCTCAGGATTCCTCAGTCCCCAGGGCCTTTacttcctctgccttctgctaCCAGGGAAAGCTCCCTTTCTGGACCCACAGGGTCCTGGGTCCCTGTGTCTTGCCCAGCCAGCTTCCTGGTGTAGGCAGCCTGCCCAagtcctcctgccccacccccgaTCCTGCCCACGCCGGGCTCAGGGGCTGGTGTCCCTCAGGGCCACGGGGAGGGAGGTGTTTGACTGGATCCTGGACCAGGGCTACTACTCGGAGCGAGACACGAGCAACGTCGTGCGGCAGGTCCTGGAGGCTGTGGCCTACTTGCATTCACTCAAGATCGTGCACAGGAACCTCAAGGTGAGGCCAGGAACCAGGTCTGTTGGCAGCCAGCCTAGGGCTGACGTGGGCTGCACCTTGGGGTCTGAGTTCTAGCCTCTGGGGTCCTCATGGAGTCTTTCTCTGCTCACCCACATGTCATGCCTGCCCGGAGCAGTTGGAGAACCTGGTTTACTACAATCGGCTGAAGAACTCAAAGATTGTCATCAGTGACTTCCACTTGGCTAAGCTAGAGAATGGCCTCATCAAGGAGCCCTGTGGGACTCCCGAGTACCTGggcaagcagggggtggggcaggaacaggggcagggtgggagaTAGTCTTCAAGCAGTGGCTCTCGGTAGGGGGGGAAGGAATTCTCTAGCCTGGGAATGGGTGTGAGTGGTACCAGGACTGGCCAGGCCTGATACTGACCATTAGATGGACACTGTGTTTGCAGCCCCAGAGGTGGTAGGACGGCAGCGGTATGGACGCCCTGTGGACTGCTGGGCCATTGGAGTCATCATGTACATCCTGTGAGTGATTGGGCAGGCAAGCAGGTTTGCAGCCaggctgggttttttttaatccatggcCTTCCAGGGTGACCCTGACCTTTGGCCCCCATGCAGGCTTTCAGGGAACCCACCTTTCTATGAGGAGGTGGAGGAAGACGACTATGAGAACCATGACAAGAACCTCTTCCGCAAGATCCTGGCTGGCGACTATGAATTTGACTCTCCGTATTGGGATGACATTTCACAGGCGGGTGAGGAGGTGCCCAGCATGTGGGTGGAGGGAAGGGTTGGTGTGGGGGATCTGCTTTCAGCCTTCTCTGCTGGACTCTGCTCCCACATCCCAGCCCATTCATCACCCCTAGACAGTGAGATGAGGTACCCATGCCTATCCTCTCTCTGGCTTTGTCCCCAGCCAAAGACCTGGTAACAAGGCTGATGGAGGTAGAGCAAGACCAGCGTATCACCGCAGAAGAGGCCATCTCTCATGAGTGGTGAGTAGGGCCCATGGAGGATAGGAGAGGCTAGGTTTCTCTAGACCTTTGTCCTCCTCAAATCTAGTAGCCTCCATCCTTGATACTTtgtgtgggggttgggggtgcccAGAGCTCAGGCCAGAGGGCCTGCCTCATAATCTCTGGATCTTAAAAGAATAGGGCTGGGCAGTCTCCATGAAGGCCTGTACCCCCTCAGATCCAGAAGCACTTGCACCCTTTCTAGGATTTCTGGCAATGCTGCTTCTGATAAGAACATCAAGGATGGTGTCTGTGCTCAGATTGAAAAGAACTTTGCCAGGGCTAAGTGGAAGGTAAGGCTTGGATGACTCCCTTTCCTGGACTGATCCCAAGTGTTCCTTCTGGCACACACAGTTTCCTGCTATATCACACCCCTGTAGCCACACATAGGCATTTCTTCCACTGTCACTACTGTCAACGAGTGTGCTGAACAGTTGGGTCCCTGGTCTAGTCCCCTGGGGTGGTCAGAGGCAGCTAGGGGTGCCATGGAATGGTCTGGCTTTGGCTCTTGCCAAGGAATGGATCCGGCTTCTATAAGCctcactctgggcctctccaCTACCCTCCTTTCAGAAGGCTGTCCGAGTGACCACCCTCATGAAACGGCTCCGGGCACCAGAGCAGTCCAGCACAGCTACAGCCCAGTCTGCCCCAGCCACAGACACTGCAactgctggggctgcaggtggggccCCAGCTGCAAGTGGAGCTGCCCCAGCCCTTGGGGGTGGTGCCACCTCAGCTATGGCAGGTGATGCTGCTCTTGCCGCAAAGAGCGATAATGTAGCCCCTGCAGACCGTAGTGCCACCCCAGCCACCGATGGCAGTGTCACCCCAGCCACCGATGGAAGTACCACCCCAGCCACTGATGGGAGCATCACCCCAGCCACTGATGGGAGCATCACCCCGGCCACCGATAGGAGTGTTACTCCAGCCACTGATGGGAGAGCCACACCAGCCACAGAAGAGAGCACCATGCCCACCACCCAAAGCAGTGTCACACCAGCCACCAAGGCAGCTGGCACCCCTGAGCCGGCTTTGGCCCAGCCGGACAGCACAGCCCCCGGGGGCGCAACAGGCCAGGCTCCACCCTCTAGTAAAGGGGAAGAGGCTGCTGGCTATGCCCAGGAGTCTCAGAGGGAGGAGACCAGCTGAGTGGGCAGGCtggtgtggggcagggggcgggcaggagggtgggagagTGGATGAGGGGCTTCTCACTGTACATAAGAGTCACTGGCATGATGCCCTtgctcccccctgcccctgcctcccagtGTGAGGCATGACTGGGGGCCACGGGAGAGCAGTCTCATCtcctgtgtgtatgtgcgtgAGTGGTGGGCAGGCCAGAGGCAggaccagccccagcccctgcatgGATCCCTTGTGGCTTTTCTGTCTTTTGCTAGCTTCACCAGTTTCTGTTCCTTGTGGGATGCTGCTCTAGGGATACTCAGGAGGTCCCTgctcccctttcccttcccttcttgccTCATAATTTCCCCAGGCAGGCCCTGCAGGCCCCATCCTCTCCCAGGCCCTAAACTTGGGTGGCCTTGCCCTGAGAGCTGGTCCTCCAGCGAGGCACTGTCAGCGGTCTTAGGCTCCTGCACATGAAGGTATGTGCCTGTGGTTTGTGGGCTGCTCTAGAATGGACACAGGCTGGCATAGAGAATGTAAAAATCTAGGGCAGTATGCTTTAAGACAAGACTGGTCGTATGGTTGGGGGCACTGCTTGGTAGTTTTGGGGGTCCTCAGAAGTGAATGAGAAGGAGTAGGGAGGGTAGAAACTTCCACCTTTGTTCCTGAAAAGTTCCTACTAATACCCTTGTGCTATTTCCTGCCATCCTGGGCTCTGCAGTGGGTTGCCCTGTGCCCTGAGCTTCATGAGCCTGTAAGGGGAAGGAGGAACAGTTGGGATGTGGCAATGAAAACTGGGAAGGCAGCATGCAGGCCGAATACCTAGCGTACCAGCCTACCTGGATCCTTACCCCAAGTCAAAGAGGGAGGGCTGATATCCTTGACTCTTCTCTGAAGGTATCCCTCAGGTTCAGGCTACAGTCCTCTCCATCCCAGGGGGTCTGCCACATGGCAGTGTCCCATAGTTTGATTTGGGGGAGGTTCACCCTTCACAAGGGCATATCTCTGCTCTCctaattcaaaaacaaaatagagaggAACCCCCCTCTGTCTGTGACCCATTTCCCCTTCTGTCAGGGCTTAGAGAGAGGCCCAGGTGCCTCTGAACTATGCTGAGTTGCTTTTTCTGGAATGAGGAAGTGGAATAAGGCTCCCCAGTTTCCTTTTGGAGGCTCCTGGCAGGTGCCCTTTGTCAGACCCCACCACAGCTTGGGCAGGCAGCCACACTGGTCCCGGCCTTTGCTCGGCACTCCAGTGGCAgtcctgcccttctccctgcatGCCTGTGGGTCTGCTCTGGTGTATGAAGGTCGGTAGGCTAACTGTGTGCCTACTGAACCTGGCAAATAAATGTCACCCTGCCAAAGCCTCTGGCCATCCTCTTGcctttgcttcctctctcttacttgggaggggcccctggaaggcagtggggagggaagaggctggGAGCAGGTTCACAGGTCTGTGCTCACTGCCATGAGGATTGCTTGGGCTGAGAGTGCAGATCATTCTTTACCACTGTGTATTCCTTGATTGTGTTGGCGGGCCCTCTGGACTCCAGAAATCCATGTGGGTGGTGGGTCCTGTCCTGGGCTTCTGCCAAGGAATAACCTCTGGACTGCTATTCTGACAAGTCCTGTTGAATAAGGAGCCCTTGTCTTGACTTAGGTATACAACTGGAAATCACCACGGACCAGCCACCATAGGGAGAGACCTTGCCCATGGCCAAAGTGGGCTTCCTTGGGTTGGGGAAAGGGTGCAGGGTGGGAAGTGCACAAAGGTTCTGTGCTGCCCTTTGAGTTGATTCCTCCATCCTGTGAACAACACCTGTGCTTTCCACATAGGCCCAAAGAATTTCACTGTGGGTCTAATTCAGGTGGGATAAATCAGCTTTATATCATGGGGCTCTACAAAAGATTTCTTTTGGGATGAGGGTAGTAACACTGCTAAAAATAGTAAAGCATGAAAACCCCTAGGAAGACTTGTTCCAATCGTGACTGGCCCAGGTGAATTCACCAAGTATGCTGCTCTTTCTCAGGGAAGACCCCAAAGATAACTTCTCTGATGTGGGAATCAGAAAAAGGGTTTGCTAGTTGTGAAGCATCTGGGCCTCCAAGATTCTTATCCCACTACAGTCTGGAGCCATGCCGATCATTCTAGGAACTAAAAGTTAAAGTCAGGGTTCTGGCCCTGCCGCCTTCAAACTGAGGGATCATCATATCATGCCTTGCCTGGATAAAGCCAGAGTAAGCTTGGGGTGTCCTGAGGGATTAGGACCTGTGTCCATCTTTCTAGGATAACTCAGAGCCGAGGGCTGAGAGGGTGGAGCATTCTTTTGGTCTGTGGGAACTTCGGGTTTCCGGGCTTCCGGCGAGTGGTTGAGCACTGCCCAGAGCCCAGCGGGCCACACTCCATCGGGACCATCGTCCCATTCCCGTACGGCTTCGGTCTTCTCGACTCTCCCGAAGTGCAGAGAAGACTGCCCTGACAGAACAGGGCTGAGAGCAGAACAGCGCCTCGCACCGGATCTGACTTCGGACCGTAAAGCCGTGTCTTGCCCCAGAAAGGGGCCCGTGGCGCGGCGTAGCTGCTGCGGGTACTTGCTGAACCCTTCCGGGAGCCACAGGAGAGTTACCACTGACAAATCCAGTCTCGCGCTCATCCCCGGGATTCTCTCCGGCCGTTAAGCCCCGCCCCCTGTGGTTCGTCCAATCCGGACCCAGCCTTCAGGCTCCGCCTCCATGTTTCTTATTACCACTTCCGGTCCGCTCCTGGAAGTTGCTCAGTGGAGCCAAATTTGAAGCCAGCCGGGACGCGGGCGCACGGCCGTGAAGCTGGACCGGCTGAGTTTTCCTTGCCCGCCTGTGCCCTTTTAGGCCCGTCATCATGCCTATCCGTGCGCTGTGCACCATCTGCTCCGACTTCTTCGACCACTCCCGAGATGTGGCCGCCATCCACTGCGGCCACACCTTCCATCTGCAGTGGTGAGtgaccgcagtggcggggccaggcCCTCTGCCTGGTACCGCTACAGGACTGTGGGGTGTCAGGTCTCCGAGTGGAGCCCGGACAGTGATAAAGACGGCACTAGTCGGAGCCCCACGGTCGGTCTCCGACCTGGGCAAAGGCGGATCAGggcaggcttcccagaggaggtgacagTTGAACTGAGTCCAGGGAAACAGAGTTGGTTCAGTGAAAATAAAGTAGGGGGCTCATTATTAGTACGAATGGAGGTGAAATTTCGCCAAATTAAcgaggccttttatttcttcgAGATTACCTGGTAGGCCTCTGACTATCCGATTTGTTGTGGTTTGCTTGATGGTTTGGGATTATTCTACCCAGAGTCATCTCGTTGGCCAGACATCCCAGTGTATTCACTGACACGAAGAAACCCGAGTTAATATGGAAGGGCAAGGAGGTGCTCTCTGATCAAGCTGTCCTGCTGACCCTTTGAATGTACAGCTGATGAGGAAAGATCCTCGAGCAGCTGtggactgcccccccccccgccccttttaagagtcttatttattcattcatgagagacacagaaagagagaggcagagacataggcagagggagaagcaggctccatgcagggagcccgacgagggactcaatcctggatcccggaatcacgtcctgagctgaaggcagatgctcaaccgctgagccacccaggtgccctggactggcccctttttaaaaatgaaatataattgacataccatattatattagtttcaggtgcacaacatactgattcaacaattctgtacattactcgaTGCTTACCACCATAATTGTGGTCACCATACAACAGTATTATTGAgcatatttcctatgctgtacaaGTCtgggttttttgcttgtttttttagttttttttttttttcaatatttatttattttttttttattttagagagca
The nucleotide sequence above comes from Canis aureus isolate CA01 chromosome 19, VMU_Caureus_v.1.0, whole genome shotgun sequence. Encoded proteins:
- the CAMKV gene encoding caM kinase-like vesicle-associated protein isoform X3, translating into MPFGCVTLGDKKNYNQPSEVTDRYDLGQVIKTEEFCEIFRAKDKTTGKLHTCKKFQKRDGRKVRKAAKNEIGILKMVKHPNILQLVDVFVTRKEYFIFLELATGREVFDWILDQGYYSERDTSNVVRQVLEAVAYLHSLKIVHRNLKLENLVYYNRLKNSKIVISDFHLAKLENGLIKEPCGTPEYLAPEVVGRQRYGRPVDCWAIGVIMYILLSGNPPFYEEVEEDDYENHDKNLFRKILAGDYEFDSPYWDDISQAAKDLVTRLMEVEQDQRITAEEAISHEWISGNAASDKNIKDGVCAQIEKNFARAKWKKAVRVTTLMKRLRAPEQSSTATAQSAPATDTATAGAADRSATPATDGSVTPATDGSTTPATDGSITPATDGSITPATDRSVTPATDGRATPATEESTMPTTQSSVTPATKAAGTPEPALAQPDSTAPGGATGQAPPSSKGEEAAGYAQESQREETS
- the CAMKV gene encoding caM kinase-like vesicle-associated protein isoform X1, with product MPFGCVTLGDKKNYNQPSEVTDRYDLGQVIKTEEFCEIFRAKDKTTGKLHTCKKFQKRDGRKVRKAAKNEIGILKMVKHPNILQLVDVFVTRKEYFIFLELATGREVFDWILDQGYYSERDTSNVVRQVLEAVAYLHSLKIVHRNLKLENLVYYNRLKNSKIVISDFHLAKLENGLIKEPCGTPEYLAPEVVGRQRYGRPVDCWAIGVIMYILLSGNPPFYEEVEEDDYENHDKNLFRKILAGDYEFDSPYWDDISQAAKDLVTRLMEVEQDQRITAEEAISHEWISGNAASDKNIKDGVCAQIEKNFARAKWKKAVRVTTLMKRLRAPEQSSTATAQSAPATDTATAGAAGGAPAASGAAPALGGGATSAMAGDAALAAKSDNVAPADRSATPATDGSVTPATDGSTTPATDGSITPATDGSITPATDRSVTPATDGRATPATEESTMPTTQSSVTPATKAAGTPEPALAQPDSTAPGGATGQAPPSSKGEEAAGYAQESQREETS
- the CAMKV gene encoding caM kinase-like vesicle-associated protein isoform X2, giving the protein MPFGCVTLGDKKNYNQPSEVTDRYDLGQVIKTEEFCEIFRAKDKTTGKLHTCKKFQKRDGRKVRKAAKNEIGILKMVKHPNILQLVDVFVTRKEYFIFLELATGREVFDWILDQGYYSERDTSNVVRQVLEAVAYLHSLKIVHRNLKLENLVYYNRLKNSKIVISDFHLAKLENGLIKEPCGTPEYLAPEVVGRQRYGRPVDCWAIGVIMYILLSGNPPFYEEVEEDDYENHDKNLFRKILAGDYEFDSPYWDDISQAAKDLVTRLMEVEQDQRITAEEAISHEWISGNAASDKNIKDGVCAQIEKNFARAKWKKAVRVTTLMKRLRAPEQSSTATAQSAPATDTATAGAAAPADRSATPATDGSVTPATDGSTTPATDGSITPATDGSITPATDRSVTPATDGRATPATEESTMPTTQSSVTPATKAAGTPEPALAQPDSTAPGGATGQAPPSSKGEEAAGYAQESQREETS